From Micromonospora echinospora, one genomic window encodes:
- a CDS encoding bifunctional NAD(P)/FAD-dependent oxidoreductase/class I SAM-dependent methyltransferase produces MDDRYDVVVIGGGAAGLAGAVALARARRSVLVVDAGEPRNAPAGGVHNHLGREGSPPAELLASARADVTGYGGHIVDATVTTVGHDDDGFRVALADGRDVRARRLLVATGGVDALPDVPGLADRWGRDVLHCPYCHGWEVRDRRIGVLADGPLGVRQALLWRQWSQHVLLLRHHGDAPDPTQAEQLAARAVTVVDGPVTGLDVDDDRLTGVRLADGSLVRVDALVVASRVAARADMLAPLGLKPVDVDHEGQLVGTRIPADAFGATDVPGVWVAGNATAVAATVVVSAAQGVTAAGAINADLVAEDTARAVAAYRHDLATMFEQDAWEDRYRSRPAVWSGNPNPQLVAEVGDLPAGRALDVGCGEGADAVWLARRGWRVTAVDIAPTAVDRTAAHAADAGVADRVTARQADLRVEAPEAGAYDLVSAQFMHLPAGQWRDLVARLADAVAPGGTLLLVGHHPLDLRTTARRMHFPDLMFTAEQAADLLDADRWRVRVAQTRPRAAVDPDGRDVTVHDAVLVAHRLP; encoded by the coding sequence ATGGACGACAGGTACGACGTGGTGGTCATCGGTGGCGGCGCGGCCGGACTCGCCGGCGCGGTGGCCCTGGCCCGGGCCCGCCGGTCGGTGCTGGTGGTCGACGCGGGCGAGCCCCGCAACGCCCCCGCCGGCGGGGTGCACAACCACCTGGGCCGGGAGGGCAGTCCCCCGGCGGAGCTGCTCGCGTCGGCCCGCGCCGACGTCACCGGCTACGGCGGGCACATCGTCGACGCGACCGTCACCACCGTCGGCCACGACGACGACGGGTTCCGGGTCGCCCTCGCCGACGGGCGGGACGTACGGGCGCGGCGGCTGCTGGTGGCCACCGGCGGCGTGGACGCGCTGCCCGACGTGCCCGGCCTGGCCGACCGGTGGGGACGTGACGTGTTGCACTGCCCGTACTGCCACGGCTGGGAGGTCCGCGACCGGCGCATCGGGGTCCTCGCCGACGGGCCGTTGGGGGTGCGGCAGGCCCTGCTGTGGCGGCAGTGGAGCCAGCACGTGCTGCTGCTGCGGCACCACGGTGACGCGCCCGACCCGACGCAGGCCGAGCAGCTCGCCGCGCGGGCCGTCACCGTCGTCGACGGGCCGGTCACCGGCCTGGACGTCGACGACGACCGGCTCACCGGGGTCCGTCTCGCCGACGGGAGCCTGGTGCGGGTCGACGCGCTCGTGGTGGCGTCCCGGGTGGCCGCCCGCGCCGACATGCTCGCCCCGCTCGGTCTGAAGCCGGTCGACGTCGACCACGAGGGGCAGCTCGTCGGCACCCGGATCCCCGCCGACGCGTTCGGCGCCACCGACGTGCCCGGGGTGTGGGTGGCCGGGAACGCCACCGCCGTGGCCGCGACGGTCGTGGTGTCCGCCGCGCAGGGCGTCACCGCCGCCGGGGCGATCAACGCCGACCTGGTCGCCGAGGACACCGCCCGCGCCGTCGCCGCGTACCGGCACGACCTGGCCACCATGTTCGAGCAGGACGCCTGGGAGGACCGCTACCGGTCCCGGCCGGCGGTGTGGAGCGGCAACCCCAACCCGCAGCTGGTCGCCGAGGTCGGTGACCTGCCGGCCGGGCGGGCCCTGGACGTCGGCTGCGGGGAGGGCGCCGACGCGGTGTGGCTGGCCCGGCGCGGCTGGCGGGTCACCGCCGTGGACATCGCGCCCACCGCGGTGGATCGCACCGCCGCGCACGCCGCCGACGCCGGGGTCGCCGACCGGGTCACCGCCCGCCAGGCCGATCTGCGGGTCGAGGCGCCCGAGGCGGGCGCCTACGACCTGGTGTCGGCGCAGTTCATGCACCTGCCCGCCGGGCAGTGGCGGGACCTCGTGGCCCGGCTGGCCGACGCGGTGGCCCCCGGCGGCACCCTGCTGCTGGTCGGCCACCACCCCCTCGACCTGCGCACCACGGCCCGGCGGATGCACTTCCCCGACCTGATGTTCACCGCCGAGCAGGCCGCCGACCTGCTCGACGCGGACCGCTGGCGGGTCCGCGTCGCGCAGACCCGGCCCCGCGCCGCCGTCGACCCCGACGGCCGGGACGTCACCGTCCACGACGCCGTCCTGGTCGCCCACCGGCTGCCCTGA
- a CDS encoding helix-turn-helix domain-containing protein — protein sequence MANDDEAAVLAGVGARLRALRTRRGTTLTQLAQTTGISVSTLSRLESGQRRPTLELLLPLARAHQVPLDDLVGAAPTADPRVHPRPVVRNGMTFLPLTRRPGGLQAFKQIIPPHTPTDPQPKTHEGYEWLYVLSGRVRLILGDHDLILTPGEVAEFDTRLPHAVANPDPRPAEILNLFGPQGERLHVRARPTTASH from the coding sequence ATGGCAAACGACGACGAGGCGGCGGTCCTGGCCGGCGTCGGCGCCCGACTCCGGGCCCTGCGCACCCGACGCGGCACCACCCTCACCCAACTGGCGCAGACCACCGGCATCTCCGTCAGCACCCTGTCCCGCCTGGAATCCGGACAGCGCCGCCCCACCCTGGAACTGCTGCTCCCCCTGGCCCGCGCCCACCAGGTGCCCCTCGATGACCTCGTCGGCGCCGCCCCCACCGCCGACCCGCGCGTGCACCCCCGCCCGGTCGTGCGCAACGGCATGACGTTCCTGCCCCTGACCCGCCGCCCCGGCGGCCTCCAGGCGTTCAAACAGATCATCCCGCCGCACACCCCCACCGACCCGCAACCCAAGACCCACGAGGGCTACGAGTGGCTGTACGTGCTCTCCGGACGCGTCCGGCTGATCCTCGGCGACCACGACCTGATCCTCACCCCCGGAGAGGTCGCCGAATTCGACACCCGACTGCCGCACGCCGTCGCCAACCCCGACCCGCGCCCGGCGGAGATCCTGAACCTGTTCGGACCCCAGGGCGAACGGCTCCACGTCCGCGCCCGCCCCACCACCGCGTCCCACTGA
- a CDS encoding PhoX family protein has product MTATQPTRRGILRGSVTAAALAALGPLDALGARTAGAAPLAKLPASPDYGPLHPTRDQSTGLELLRLPRGFAYLSYGWTGDLMTDGLRTPGSHDGMAAFRRADGTVAIVRNHERGGYGGAFTTPAYNPAATGGTTTLVFDPDAGQFTGSWASLGGTIRNCAGGPTPWGTWLTCEETTEIGPDGTRHGYVFEVPHTGKGDPRPLKGMGRFSHEAVAVDPRTGIVYLTEDATPSGLYRYLPTTPGNLAAGGTLQMLVIPTPDGSSYSTYGDGTDTRYDNLTWVTIGNPDPGPDETSCVRQGIALGGAAFRRLEGAWYGNDRVYIVSTSGGPAGQGQVFEYDPTTERMRVLFASPDAAVLNNPDNICVSPRGGIVLCEDGSSGEYLHGLTTDGEIFPFALNQVVVPAGGVPGKTVAPGDYSGSEWCGSTFEPKNGNWLFVNAQSPGITFAITGPWRRGSL; this is encoded by the coding sequence GTGACGGCAACCCAACCGACCCGCCGTGGAATCCTGCGTGGCTCCGTGACCGCCGCCGCGTTGGCCGCGCTCGGCCCACTCGACGCCCTCGGCGCCCGCACCGCCGGCGCCGCCCCACTGGCCAAACTTCCCGCCAGCCCCGACTACGGACCGCTGCACCCCACCCGGGACCAAAGCACCGGCCTGGAACTGCTGCGCCTGCCCCGCGGCTTCGCATACCTCTCCTACGGCTGGACCGGCGACCTGATGACCGACGGGCTGCGCACCCCCGGCTCCCACGACGGCATGGCCGCGTTCCGCCGCGCCGACGGCACCGTCGCCATCGTCCGCAACCACGAACGCGGCGGCTACGGCGGCGCGTTCACCACCCCCGCCTACAACCCGGCCGCCACCGGCGGCACCACCACCCTCGTCTTCGACCCCGACGCCGGACAGTTCACCGGCTCCTGGGCCAGCCTCGGCGGCACCATCCGCAACTGCGCCGGCGGACCCACCCCCTGGGGCACCTGGCTGACCTGCGAGGAAACCACCGAGATCGGCCCCGACGGCACCCGCCACGGCTACGTGTTCGAAGTCCCCCACACCGGCAAGGGCGACCCCCGGCCCCTGAAGGGCATGGGCCGGTTCAGCCACGAGGCCGTCGCCGTCGACCCCCGCACCGGCATCGTCTACCTCACCGAGGACGCCACCCCCTCCGGTCTCTACCGGTACCTGCCCACCACCCCCGGGAACCTGGCCGCCGGCGGCACCCTGCAGATGCTCGTCATCCCCACCCCCGACGGGTCGTCGTACTCCACCTACGGAGACGGCACCGACACCCGGTACGACAACCTCACCTGGGTCACCATCGGCAACCCCGACCCCGGCCCCGACGAGACCAGCTGCGTACGACAGGGCATCGCCCTCGGCGGCGCCGCGTTCCGCCGCCTCGAAGGCGCCTGGTACGGCAACGACCGCGTCTACATCGTCTCCACCAGCGGCGGCCCCGCCGGCCAGGGCCAGGTCTTCGAGTACGACCCGACCACCGAGCGGATGCGGGTGCTGTTCGCCTCCCCCGACGCGGCCGTCCTCAACAACCCCGACAACATCTGCGTCAGCCCGCGCGGCGGCATCGTCCTCTGCGAGGACGGCAGCTCCGGCGAATACCTGCACGGCCTCACCACCGACGGGGAGATCTTCCCGTTCGCCCTCAACCAGGTCGTCGTCCCCGCCGGCGGCGTCCCCGGCAAGACCGTCGCCCCCGGCGACTACTCCGGCTCCGAATGGTGCGGATCCACCTTCGAACCGAAGAACGGCAACTGGCTGTTCGTCAACGCGCAGAGCCCCGGCATCACCTTCGCCATCACCGGCCCCTGGCGGCGCGGTTCGCTCTGA
- a CDS encoding glutamate mutase L — translation MSLAVCADVGSTWTKVGVVDLDAGLLVGSAAAPTTVGTDVLHGLDAAVATATAGLGAGGDVPWYVCSSAGGGLRLAVVGYEPLVTAQAGRRVGLSAGAHVVHVAAGRLGGADVTALRAARPDVVLLVGGTDGGDADTVIHNATRLARARWRVPVVVAGNVDVRDEVCALLAGAGVPVTAAENVLPRIGVLAPSSARAAIREVFLRHVIGGKRLSRGPRFARLVRAATPDAVLTGVEVLADTVGGDLVVVDVGGATTDVYSVLTPDERADGPGREVAGSLWRARTVEGDLGMRWSAPGVVRAAVEERLLDAAGQEELAAVAALRAADPGFLPSSPGERAVEGRIAALAATVAVRRHARGATGERSGRDLRDVRLLVGSGGVLRHAPAEEAAGVLAAVLGDHAGGWAVPRAARAVVDASYVLAAAGLLAADHPGVARAVLRAHLG, via the coding sequence GTGAGTCTGGCGGTCTGCGCCGACGTCGGGTCCACGTGGACGAAGGTCGGGGTGGTGGACCTCGACGCCGGGCTGCTGGTGGGGTCGGCGGCGGCGCCGACGACGGTGGGCACGGATGTGCTGCACGGCCTGGACGCGGCGGTGGCTACGGCCACCGCCGGGCTGGGGGCCGGCGGGGACGTGCCGTGGTACGTGTGTTCGTCGGCTGGCGGCGGGTTGCGGCTGGCGGTGGTCGGCTACGAGCCCCTCGTCACGGCGCAGGCGGGCCGGCGGGTGGGGTTGTCGGCGGGCGCGCACGTGGTGCACGTGGCGGCGGGGCGGCTCGGCGGGGCGGACGTGACGGCGTTGCGGGCGGCCCGACCGGACGTGGTGCTGCTGGTGGGCGGCACTGACGGCGGGGACGCCGACACGGTGATCCACAACGCGACGCGGCTGGCGCGGGCGCGGTGGCGGGTGCCGGTGGTGGTGGCCGGGAACGTCGACGTGCGCGACGAGGTGTGTGCGCTGCTGGCCGGGGCGGGGGTGCCGGTGACGGCGGCGGAGAACGTGCTGCCGCGCATCGGGGTGCTGGCGCCGTCGTCGGCGCGGGCGGCGATCCGGGAGGTGTTCCTGCGGCACGTGATCGGCGGGAAGCGCCTGTCGCGGGGGCCGCGGTTCGCGCGGCTGGTGCGGGCGGCCACCCCGGACGCGGTGTTGACGGGGGTGGAGGTGCTGGCCGACACGGTCGGCGGTGACCTGGTGGTGGTGGACGTCGGTGGGGCCACCACGGATGTGTACTCGGTGTTGACGCCGGACGAGCGGGCCGACGGGCCGGGTCGGGAGGTGGCGGGGTCGCTGTGGCGGGCGCGGACCGTCGAGGGGGACCTGGGGATGCGGTGGAGCGCCCCGGGGGTGGTGCGGGCGGCGGTGGAGGAGCGGCTGCTTGACGCGGCCGGGCAGGAGGAGCTGGCGGCGGTGGCCGCGTTGCGGGCCGCCGATCCGGGGTTCCTGCCGTCGTCGCCCGGGGAGCGGGCGGTGGAGGGGCGGATCGCGGCTCTGGCGGCGACGGTGGCGGTGCGTCGGCACGCGCGCGGGGCGACGGGGGAACGGTCGGGGCGGGATCTGCGGGACGTGCGGCTGCTGGTCGGTTCGGGTGGGGTGCTGCGGCATGCGCCGGCGGAGGAGGCGGCCGGGGTGTTGGCGGCGGTGTTGGGTGACCACGCGGGCGGGTGGGCGGTGCCGAGGGCGGCGCGGGCGGTGGTGGACGCCTCGTACGTGCTGGCCGCCGCGGGGTTGCTGGCGGCTGATCATCCTGGGGTGGCGCGGGCGGTGTTGCGGGCGCATCTGGGGTGA
- a CDS encoding hotdog domain-containing protein, which translates to MSDSRVGLTVTHRRYVPYAHAHYAGNLVDGAYALGLFGDVATEVCIRTDGDEGLFASYADVQFRAPMRAGDVLEVSATVTRVGTRSRTIDFEARVVCRGRPDRGESAAEVLAEPIVAVTATGTVVVPAAA; encoded by the coding sequence ATGAGTGATTCGCGGGTCGGGTTGACGGTCACGCACCGCCGGTATGTGCCGTACGCGCATGCCCACTACGCGGGGAACCTGGTCGACGGGGCGTACGCGTTGGGGTTGTTCGGGGATGTGGCGACGGAGGTGTGTATCCGTACGGACGGCGACGAGGGGTTGTTCGCGTCGTATGCGGATGTGCAGTTCCGTGCCCCGATGCGGGCGGGGGACGTGTTGGAGGTGTCGGCGACGGTGACCCGGGTGGGGACGCGGAGCCGCACGATCGACTTCGAGGCGCGGGTGGTGTGCCGGGGGCGTCCGGACCGGGGTGAGTCGGCGGCGGAGGTCCTCGCGGAGCCGATCGTGGCGGTGACGGCGACGGGCACGGTGGTCGTGCCGGCGGCGGCGTGA
- a CDS encoding OAM dimerization domain-containing protein, with translation MSEKTVVRPYGDTTGDGMVQVSFTLPVPHDKRGEGAAVQLANKMGIDPAMLVHAKQMGDGFTFFVVYGRVNHLVDVSAVQVVERDFPLLSAREVNAVVKRRLRRKLSVVGACIGTDAHTVGIDAILNVKGIAGEKGLEYYRELKVTNLGAQVSVPELVEAARAERADAVLVSQVVTQRDAHLHNTREMTAAFREAMPAGRRPLLVVGGPRFDETMAAELGVDRIFGRGTTPGEVASFLVHALVTNKRAGA, from the coding sequence ATGAGCGAGAAGACGGTCGTGCGGCCGTACGGGGACACCACCGGTGACGGGATGGTGCAGGTGTCGTTCACGTTGCCGGTGCCGCACGACAAGCGTGGCGAGGGTGCGGCGGTGCAGCTGGCGAACAAGATGGGCATCGATCCGGCGATGCTGGTGCACGCGAAGCAGATGGGTGACGGGTTCACGTTCTTCGTGGTGTACGGGCGGGTGAACCATCTGGTGGACGTGTCGGCGGTGCAGGTGGTGGAGCGGGACTTTCCGTTGTTGTCGGCGCGGGAGGTGAACGCGGTGGTGAAGCGGCGGTTGCGGCGGAAGTTGTCGGTGGTGGGGGCGTGTATCGGCACGGACGCGCACACCGTGGGCATCGACGCGATCCTGAATGTGAAGGGCATCGCGGGGGAGAAGGGCCTGGAGTACTACCGGGAGTTGAAGGTCACCAATCTGGGTGCGCAGGTGAGTGTGCCGGAGCTGGTGGAGGCGGCGCGGGCGGAGCGGGCGGACGCGGTGCTGGTGTCGCAGGTGGTGACGCAGCGGGACGCGCATCTGCACAACACGCGGGAGATGACGGCGGCGTTCCGGGAGGCGATGCCGGCGGGGCGGCGTCCGCTGCTGGTGGTGGGTGGGCCGCGGTTCGACGAGACGATGGCCGCCGAGTTGGGTGTGGATCGGATCTTCGGGCGGGGCACCACGCCGGGTGAGGTGGCGAGTTTCCTGGTGCACGCGTTGGTGACGAACAAGAGGGCGGGAGCATGA
- a CDS encoding lysine 5,6-aminomutase subunit alpha, giving the protein MTGKLDLDPRLVARARELARRAGQPVVELARSHTTVSVERAVLRLAGVAGADPDGIPWVNRLVDAVVADVGLGHGVAVPVFDAMAREQIADVTLLAQKAAAGSVRFVVPSGKAATAARRAARRAVAAGIRVVDRRRAERDRLVKRYGDPARRPWIYLIVATGDIYEDIPQAQAAARAGADVIAVIRSTGQSLLDYVPEGATREGFAGTYATQENFRLMRAALDSSSKELGRYVRLTNYASGLCMPEMATLAGLERLDMMLNDSMYGILFRDINPVRTFVDQRFSRQVHARAGIIINTGEDNYLTTADAVDEAHTVTVSQLLNEFFAHEAGLADWQLGLGHAFEINPDVPESFRLELAHALLARELFPDAPLKWMPPTKHMTGDVFRGNLLDGFFNLVGTMTGQGILLVGMMTEAVVTPWLSDRDIALQNVRYVLGAAGGLHEDFVPAPGGFIQQRANRVLGEAVDLLERIGEQSLLTAIAEGTFGIMRRPADRGKGLDGVAAHEADYYNPATDILEQPA; this is encoded by the coding sequence GTGACGGGAAAGCTTGACCTCGATCCGCGGTTGGTGGCGCGGGCGCGGGAGTTGGCGCGTCGGGCCGGGCAGCCGGTGGTGGAGTTGGCGCGTAGCCACACGACGGTGTCGGTGGAGCGGGCGGTGTTGCGGCTGGCGGGTGTGGCGGGCGCGGATCCGGATGGGATTCCGTGGGTGAACCGTCTGGTGGACGCGGTGGTCGCGGACGTGGGGTTGGGGCACGGGGTGGCGGTGCCGGTGTTCGACGCCATGGCGCGGGAGCAGATCGCGGATGTGACGTTGCTGGCGCAGAAGGCGGCGGCGGGGTCGGTGCGGTTCGTGGTGCCGTCGGGGAAGGCGGCGACTGCGGCCCGCCGGGCTGCGCGGAGGGCGGTTGCTGCCGGGATCCGGGTCGTCGACCGGCGGCGCGCCGAGCGGGACCGGCTGGTCAAGCGGTACGGGGATCCGGCGCGGCGGCCGTGGATCTATCTGATCGTGGCGACGGGGGACATCTACGAGGACATTCCGCAGGCGCAGGCGGCGGCGCGGGCGGGTGCGGACGTGATCGCGGTGATCCGGTCGACGGGGCAGTCGTTGTTGGACTATGTGCCGGAGGGGGCGACGCGGGAGGGGTTCGCGGGGACGTACGCGACGCAGGAGAATTTCCGGTTGATGCGGGCGGCGTTGGATTCCTCGTCGAAGGAGTTGGGCCGGTATGTGCGGTTGACGAATTACGCGTCGGGATTGTGCATGCCGGAGATGGCGACGCTGGCTGGCCTGGAGCGGCTGGACATGATGCTCAACGACTCGATGTACGGGATTCTGTTCCGGGACATCAATCCGGTGCGGACGTTCGTGGATCAGCGGTTCTCGCGGCAGGTGCACGCGCGGGCGGGGATCATCATCAACACGGGTGAGGACAACTACCTGACCACGGCGGACGCGGTGGACGAGGCGCACACGGTGACGGTGTCGCAGTTGTTGAACGAGTTCTTCGCGCACGAGGCGGGGTTGGCGGACTGGCAGTTGGGGTTGGGGCACGCGTTCGAGATCAATCCGGATGTGCCGGAGTCGTTCCGTCTGGAGTTGGCGCACGCGTTGTTGGCGCGGGAGTTGTTCCCGGATGCGCCGTTGAAGTGGATGCCGCCGACGAAGCACATGACGGGGGACGTGTTCCGGGGGAATCTGCTGGACGGGTTCTTCAATCTGGTGGGCACGATGACGGGGCAGGGGATTCTGCTGGTGGGGATGATGACCGAGGCGGTGGTGACGCCGTGGTTGTCGGACCGGGACATCGCGTTGCAGAACGTGCGGTACGTGTTGGGCGCGGCGGGTGGGTTGCACGAGGATTTCGTGCCGGCGCCGGGTGGGTTCATCCAGCAGCGGGCCAACCGGGTGCTCGGTGAGGCGGTGGATCTGTTGGAGCGGATCGGGGAGCAGTCGTTGTTGACGGCGATCGCCGAGGGCACGTTCGGGATCATGCGGCGTCCGGCGGACCGGGGTAAGGGTCTGGACGGGGTGGCGGCGCACGAGGCGGACTACTACAACCCGGCGACGGACATCCTGGAGCAGCCGGCATGA